The genome window GCTACCACTGTATACTTCACACCTCCCTTGGCTTTAGGGAGTTCCCCAATCAAGTCTATCCCCCACATGGCAAAAGGCCAAGGACTGAtcatgatggtcaaagatgttGCTGGGTTATGGGTGAAGTTGGCAAACCGTTGGCACTTATCACATGCTCTGGCAAAGTCGAAGGCGTCACTCCTCAGGGTAGGCCAATAGTATCCCTGTCTCAGAATCTTCATAGCCAACGAGTTGCctcccgagtgattcccacataTGCCTTCATGGACCTCTCTCAACACATAGGTGCATTCGTCACCGTCTAAACACTTCAGTAATGGTTGGTTGAAGCCCCTCTTATATAGTTTGTCATCATACTCCACATACCTGGCTGCCTTATATCTTAGCCTCCGAGCTTCGGCTTTATCTTCGGGTAACTTTCCTTCCTTAATAAAATCCCATATTGGTGTCATCCATGTTTGATGCCCGACGCCGTCTCCTACCTCCATGACCTCTAGTTCTGGGATGCTAGGCACCTCTTGAACTTCCAATCGAATTACCCCCAATAAGGCAGCGTCTTTCTGAGATCCCAATTTTGCTAAGGCGTCGGCGTCTCCGTTGAACTCCTTAGGTACTTTGTTCACTTGTACCTCCTCGAACTGGTCTAACAATCTTTGGACGCATTTGAGGTATATAGCTGTCTTAGGTCCCTTGGCTTGGTATCCCCCTTTTATGTGCTCCACCACCAACATTGAGTCGAGCTTTACCACGAGCCTTCTGACTTTCATCTCAAGGGCTAACTTTAAGCCTCCCACTAATGCCTCATATTCTGCGTCGTTATTAGATAGTTGGAAGGTGAAGTGGATCGCATTCAAGAGCCTGTGTCCCTCGGGGCTTACTAACACTATGCCAGCACCTGCCCCATCATTATTTACTGCTCCGTCGGTGTGCACTATCCACCACAGCTCGGGGATATCTTCTTTCGGGGCGTCCGGTTGTGGCGGTAGGTCTGGGTCATATTTGATTAGTAGGCCGGAGTTCTCTCCATCTTCCGGAAATTCCAAAATGAAATCCGCTAAGGCTTGACCCTTGATGGCGGTCCGTGGTCTGTAGTTAATGTCGAATTGTCCTAACTCAATCGCCCATTTCATCATCCTACCTGTTACTTCTGGTTTATGCATGATCTGACGAAGGGGGTACGCGGTCCTTACCTCCACCTTATGTGCTTGGAAGTAGGGTCGTAGCTTTCGGGATGCATGTACCAAAGCGTACACCAACTTTTCCATACTTGTGTAGCGAGTCTCCGCGTCCAACAACCTTTTACTTACATAATAGACTGGGGACTGACCTTCCGCGTCCTCCTTTACTAATACGGCACTAATGGAGTAGTCTGAGACAGCCAAATAGAGTATGAGCGTCTCACCTTCACTAGGTTTGGCTAAGAGGGGGGGCTCGCCCAAGTGTTTTTTGATTTTCGCAAAAGCACTTTCACACTCTACCGTCCATTCAAAGTCCTTAGATGTGCCCTTCACGGCTTTGAAGAACTCTTTGCATTTTTCAGAGGACTTCGACACAAATCTGTTCAAGGCGGCAATCCTCCCGGTTAAGCTTTGCACCTGTTTGACATTGGTTGGGGACTTCATATCTAGCAAAGCTTTAATCTTCGCGGGATTGGCTTCAATACCTCTGTGATTAACCATGAAACCAAGAAACTTCCCTGACTCCACTCCGAAGACACACTTTTGCGGGTTGAGCTTCATCCTGTACTTCCTTAGGATTTTGAACATGTCTGATAGGTGAGACACATGGTCATTGGCTTTCTTAGATTTGACCAGCATATCGTCTACGTACACCTCCATGGTCTTTCCGATCTGTTCTTTGAACATCATGTTTACAAGCCTTTGGTAGGTCGCGCCTGCGTTGATGAGTTCGAATGGCATGCCGATGTAACAATATAGCCCTCTGTCCGTAATGAAGGAGGTATGCTCCTGGTCAGGCTCGTACATAGGGATCTGATTGTATCCCGAGTAGGCTGTTGAGTCTACCAGCTGATCAATTCTGGGAAGTGGAAAACTGTCCTTAGGGCATGCTTTGTTGAGATCGGTAAAGTCTATGCAGGTGCGCCATTTCCCGTTGGGTTTCTTCACAAGCACAGGGTTTGCCAACCAGGTTGGGTAGAATGATTCCTTCACTAATCCTGCTTTTAGGAGGCGGTCAACTTCCTCCTGGAGGGCCTCAGCCCTTTCCCCACTTATTGGTGCCTAGCACCTTTTTTGGTGGGATCGAtgttgaggtggtggcacataaCGGCCGGGTCGATTCCAATCATGTCCTCGTGACTCCAAGCGAACACGTCTAGGTTGCCTTTCAGGAATTCTATTAGCTCGCCCCTTACCTCCGGACTCAACCTGGACCCTATTTTTAGGATCTTGTCATTACTCCCCGGTGTGACTTGTATGTCAACTGTGTCTTCGGCTGGTCCCTTGTTCTGCACTGGCATAGGTAGCCTGGGGTCTAGATCAAAATCGAACTGTGGTGGAGACCCCTCGTGATCCGAGGGTGTGTCTTTGGGGGTTTCTTTGACTGGTGTGGGCTCATCCAATTCCATCACTGCTTCGTCCTTGTCCAACTTCTTGATTTTCCTAGGGGGTGTGACCTCTACCTCCATAACTTGTTCTCCACATTCTTCTATCTTTGGCTCATCAGAGAGAGGCGGCTTAACCTCATGGTGAATGTGTCCTTCCGAGAGTGGGagtgagggcgcgccctccgtatCGCTTTCTGGATATTGAATAAAGTAGATGGCGTGGACTGAATGGAGCTCTTCATGGGGGGTACCCCTCTTCTATCTCGAAAATTCTTGAGAGATCGGCCATAACAATCGCGAGACTCATACTGAGACCCTTTCACACATCCAACTCCCCTGGGTGTGGGAAACTTCAAAGTGAGATGATAGATGGAGGTGACTATTCTCATATCCATCAAGAGGGGTCGTCCCATTAGTGCGTTGTGCGCTGACGGGTGGTCGATGATTACGAATTCAGATATCTGGGTAGCCGCTCGTGGAGCTTCTCCTAGAGTCACAGGTAAGCGGATGGTTCCTTTGGCTTTAATGGCCTCTCCTCCAAAGCCATATATGTAGAGATTCTCTGTCGTCATGTCCTTGTCCGGTAGTCCCAACTTCTTGTAGGTGTCGTAGTAGAGGATGTTAACTGAACTCCCATTGTCCACGAACACTCGATGAACGTTCATGGTGGCGATGCGCATGGCCACCACCAGGGCATCATTGTGGGGATGGTGTACCCATCTAGCGTCGTCCTCAGTGAAAGTGATGTCCATAGTCTCCCCTTTGAACGCCCTCGGGGCCCTGGCCGACAGATGATTTACATTAGTAAGGGGGTAGTcctttgcctccttggcgtACCTCTCCACCGCTTTTCGACTACCTCCCCCTATGTAGGGGCCTCCAAATATGCTCCTGATACTACCCTCCCTCACAAAATGGGTATCGTTCTGTTTCTCGTCATCCTTATCTTCTGGTGACCTCCCCCGGGCGCGCCTTTCTGGCGGGTGATCCATTCTGTATTTCTTTACCCATTCCGTCAAGTAGCCTGCCCTGAGTAGCTCTTCGATTTCTCCTTTAAGGTGCCTACAATCCGCGGTGTTGTGCCCGGCTGATTCATGGAAGTCACAATACTTCTTCTTGTCTCTGGCAACGTTATAGGGAATAGGCTGCGGCTTTCGGAAAGGGGCCTTATCCTTGGTTACTGCATATATGTGCTCGGCTGATGCCACGAGAGGGGTATACGTGCCTGGTTGTCTCGGGGGACTCCAATTTCTTCTGTCACTCGCCATGTGTATCCTTGCTGGGGAACGGCCGCGCCCTTTTGGTTCCGGGCTAGGGTTGTGGTCCTTTCTCTTACCCCTCGACTTAGCAATCTCTTTTTGATTTTCGGCGAGTGACTGTTCTACCTTCTTGAAGGACTCAGCTGCTGCATATAGCTCTGACAGGTTGGACGGGTCTTTCCCTTGGAGGTGTTTCCAGAAATCAGTGCCGACCTTCAAGCCAGCGATAAGGAAGTTTTTCAAGGTCTCGTCTGACGCCCCTGTAACTCCCATAGACTCCTGGTTAAATCTCTTGAAATATGCGGTCAGGGACTCGTTATCACGCTGCTTGACATTGGCCAAAGTGGTGACTGGTGGAGCGTATTTGGTTGCGGCCTGAAACTGCGTCATGAACATTCGTTGCATATCTACCCAAGAAGAGATCACACCTTCCCCTAGTTTCTGGAACCATTGCTGAGCGCTTTCCCTCAGACTTGCTGCAAGGAACCTACACCTGACGAGGTCCGGGATTTGATACAAGTTCATCTCAATGTTGAACCTGATTAGAAACTCTCGGGGGTCCGAATTACCATGGTAGCGAAGGTCTGCGTTCACATGTCTAAATCCTATTGGAAGCTGTGCGTCACGAACTGCAGCAGTGTATGGCGAGGGGATGTTTGGTACCGCGGTGGAATGTCCAGCTTGTAGAAGGGCAAGTAATTTCTTCAGGTCCTCTCCGTTGATGGCTCCGAGTCCAGGGATGGTTTGTGTAGTCGTTTGGGTAGTAATGGGCGTGGCGACTGTGCTGGCGTTATTAGCCGGGGTAGCGATAGGTGTGGCCACTGTGTTGGCATTGTTCCCGGGGGTCTGAGTGACAGCCGTGGCAAGGGTCGTCTGAGTACCCGTGGGTGTCTGTTGTGGTTGAGTTGCTGTGGCTTGTTGGTTGGTCATGATGGGAGTGGATAGTTGGGGATTAGTGATGATAGGGATAGTTTGCTGAGTGTTAGTTTGGGGGTTCACGCCTGTATGATCGTGAGGAGTGGTTTGAATGGTCACGCCCGTCTGACCATTAGGTGTAGTTTGTTGAGTATTGGTTTGAAGGGTCGCACCCGTCTGACCATTGGGGGGCGCGACCTTCTGCGGCCTTGCCGGTTCGGTGTGTGCTGGCTAGACTCGCTCTGCGAGGGGATGTATTCAATTATGGGTGGTCCGCGACCTCTTCCTCCGACCGACGTATGGTCTCTGCCTCTCCCTCTTACTCCTCGGTAGGTTCTGCCAACACCCGTGTCGCGTCTTTGCTCCGAGGGCTCGCCTTGGGTCCCCTGGCGTCCTCGCTGTTCCTCTCCAACCAAGTGTACAATCATGGCTAGGCTATCTTGTGTGATCCCTAGTCTTTCGGCCAACGGTCGGGCGTTTGTGTTCTGATTTCCTACTCCTTGCCTCGACCCTTCCGGCTGGGTTAGTGGTATGGACACGGCCAAGGGCGCGCCCTGAGTGCCATGAGCCCCGTGATTGACGGTTGTTCCTTTGGGATGGTTAGCACCAGGAGTTGCATCTCCATATTTCAACATCCGAGGCGTAGGGCGCCTGAAACGTCTGCGTCCCCTCCTGTCGTGGCTCCTAGACTGGTGAGAACGTCTAGGTGCAAGTTCTTCTAGTACGGACTCCAGGGTATTCAATCTTGTGTTGTATCTTGCTTGATTTTGTTCCATTCGGTGAAGGGCACTAAGAAGCTCCGTGTTGCTGACCACAACCGGAGGTGGGTTGTTTGGCAAAGTGCGGGGGTCCTGAATGTGCACCGGTGAGTATGCCTCCACTGGTTCATCTTCGACGTAGTATTCTCCTTCATACAAATCATCGTCGTGATTGGCCATCTCTTCCTCTTCGAGATTTCACCTggatcccctccttctagcgccaatttgttgatagaggaatttggtgaatcaacaaacgtgaggtttGTTGACGGACTTAGGTGTTTTACGGTGATTATATGACGGAAATCCGCCGTGGGCGGTGGTTTtaggtgtttgagggtggctgagatcaagggaatatacttctgctctcgttctcacaactctcgatatatccccttgatgtgcctacgtacccctttatataggggatcaagccgtacgtagttctatagaaccaagactcctagtttgatcaggactaggcctcttggggataagaccaaccatgggccggtgacttatcacttagagttctactccagttagaagtatGCCATGAGGCGATTACCctagactcctagtccaagtacatcacggatacggcatcatctccactacgagagatgacactaaccgctactcttcgtagcatggaggagacatcggatagagccgtgaccactTCTACGAGGCGTAGGGATGCATCCTTACCccctagtgaaggttctcactaagaggtaagaccaatgaggagccaagttacacgatcgtcccagtcccccaatgagggctaactcaccagaatacaggacccggacatatgatcggccttcatgtcacccctgagggcTTTCTACAATCatgatcaccccaagcccccgcgcgaggacaacccggcagatagcaggattggggattatagaccacgcccggtcgtaacccgggaactaccagatgagcctaataacttccagatgagcctggcactagtcttcatatccctcggaagggtaggtcttcgtatccttcggaagggtcgtcatcgagACTCACTCAACCTCACACACATATCACTTACCTGCGGGCGCGAccatggagggcgcgccctttgtCTTTCCTGTTTATTCCTCCATTCTTCAGACATGGTACACTCATCCTTAAGACACAAGGCGCGCCTCCCGGGACTACCccgcggagggcgcgcccttccttATCCTCTTGCGGCCAAAACTGGCCATAACAGATACGTATTTTGAAAATACTAAAGAGATGTTTGGTTCATAATTAATGAGCCGTCAACAAAAAAacagaattttaaaattaataaattttgttttatgttaaattatttgttaCATCCTGTCCTATTCCTAATCCAACATCCTAATCCTAATATATAGGTAATTGCATTTTAATATGTGTCAGTATATATGTCATTTACTCATGTGATGGTCTGATGGAGTGATGGAtggatatttttaaataaagagGGGCATGATGATTATGTAATGGATAGTTAAACAGGTACAGTTGAGTACACTTATTTCCTATTCCTGGAGAAAGATTTGTTCTCATTTTAACATAACGATAAGAGTGCATGGTTATCGTTTCTGCCAATCTCTACTCGCTGCGTAGTTATCTTTCGTCTAaaacaaatattagttcttaatTTTTTCCGGCCAAATATGATAGTTGAGCCTTCCTCCCATCCCCTAGTGGAAAACCAGAATGAAGAAAAgatgaatatattaatatttgattaatatattaagaaatatgtGTTGAAATAATTTCGTTCGATGCTGGCTTTAGTTTATGGCTTCCTCTCACGTTTCAATTCTGGGGGTGTTCTGGGGGCATGAATTTATCGTTATAtcttacatatatatagattttttgGGGCTCCACGTTCGTCTTGGTCGCCTTACCCAAATGCCGACCCTGCCCCCAAAGTAATTAATGTATATGAGTTTCTTATGCTACAGATAAATAAGCTCAAGTATAAAGAGATAGATATGCGCAGTTGCTCACATGCATAAAACCTAAACTTgtaagaaagaaaagaagaggtACATAAAAATCTGATAATAAGGAGTCGTGGACAGTATAAATGCTAAAAACATCACTGCAAAGAAAAGACAAAAGAAGGGAAGCTGCGCAGAACCTGTGTTGTTTAAACTTATTAGGAGTTATTATTGTCGTAAGATTTGTTGCTGCTTTCTGATTTTATCTATCATTCCTGCCTCTTATACATGTATATCCCTTTCAAGCTCCATCCCCACTTCTGCAATTTTTCACACCTGGGCCCTACCTCATTCCTTCTGCATTCTATCATCGGTTTGGCTGTGTACTACTCTTTCGCTCATGCAAAGGTTGATAAATCTTTTTACATGCCTGTATCTTTTTTCAATGTCATTGAagatgaattatatatattactcaGACAATGcaatagtagaataattttaaataatttcaatttcttTGCTAGGATTACAAGCAGAAAGAAGGAAAGCTTGTTGatctaaaatttcaatattaaacCTAATCTAGCTAGCACCAGAAGTcctaattaatttttgaaagaatatTCTCTATATGGTTGTTACAAACAAATTCACAAGACCTATTTACAATCTAGGGATAATTACACTAGTCAGTGTACTAGCTGGATATATAATTAACATCTAAATACGATCTCTTCTGGGGAgtcattatttttttctttttctaaagcCAATTAAGACTGAGTTTAAGGTTTTCGGTAAGCAgggcatatatataatttgaattctctatttcaaaaatcggtgattaatcatttaatttctGTTCCGTAGCTAGGCGGAccgattaaatctccgatttaTTCGTAATTCAATTAATCTTTGTTTCATGACTTTACAGGTTATGTCCGATTCTCACTTTTTtacaatttgataaataaaagtattttatttggaaaagAGAAACTTTGTTCTGATGGTACCACCTCGTGAGGTCACCCCAATGGTAATCTACAAAAGATTAAAActtagaaatataaaataaatattgaatGCCCAGTCTGTTACAACTTCCTTAAATGTATATTCACCTCTTGCGTTAGCTAGCTGTACTATTCATCTCATATGATATCTGATCTTCTTCAGTTCCACCACATCATTCCAAACTCACCTCTTtccatgattatatatgcacatATTCCATAACCATCTTTTCAATCCTAAAGCAACTCACTTCCATGTAGCTTATATACTTGCCCCTCGATTCAATCCACTCGgcctcataaaataaaaaataaaaaaaaaagtaactaATGGCTACTCTGCAGCAAGAAACTTCACACTTTTCGGATGAGGACGATGACACTACCAGCAACGATGAAGACGATGGTATCGAAGAAGAAAGCTCAGAGCGAGATCTCAAGACCAGAAAGGGCCGGGGTAAAATATGGTTCTTAGGCAAAGTACTGGACCCTAGAGCTTCATGGATCCAGGAATGGAACCAAGTGTTTCTTTTAGTTTGTGCCACAGGATTATTTGTGGATCCACTCTTCTTTTACGCACTTTCGATAAGTGAGGCCTGCATGTGCTTGTTCATTGATGGGTGGTTCGCCATCACCGTCACGGTTCTCAGGTCTATGACGGATACTCTGCACTTGTGGAACATGTGGTTGCAGTTGAAGATAAACAAACGTCCTCATGCTGTCAATGCTGACGAGAGGAGCCGGCCGTACGATGTCAGCTCGCGCACGGTGGCGATGCGGTATTTGGTGGCGAAGAAGGGTTTCTTCTTTGATCTATTCGTCATCCTGCCGATTCCTCAGGTTTCATATATCCTCCtcttaattatgaaaaaataaaaaagcaaaattatatatttggtaATAAATTAGTCACGTCAAGTCATCAAGTCTGAGATGTTAGAAGGATGACTCTATAGAGTAGAATCAAATAGGAGGATTTAGTATCAGACTCGAATCTGCTTAAACTCTTGATATCATAATTTTCCTAAATTCTCAAAATCTCAGAGTCAACGTTTAACATGATCATATTATATTGAAACCGCTATTTTTGATTTCTAGTTGTTAGTAAAATTGGTGAAATACGAAGGCCACGCAGAGTTGTCTAATAGTAGAAATCGGTTGTGGAGTTGTGTAGATGACAAATGCATGCATGTATGTCACTTGTCAGCAGTTGTTTTATGCATGCAAATCCTGACCTTTTCTACCATTTCTTGCTGTTGTGCCAACATGTGATGCAATATCATTCAACTTTTCGATCTTGAAGAGGTAAAATGATCTGCGGTTATAATAATTCTTAGCCACATATATAGACGGATATGATAAGTTGATCTTCctctataaatttatattcttttagatataaaaatataatttgaggaCCTAATTATTAATTTCGTGGCACTTGGTTAACAATAAGTTCAGGGAAATTATAGAGGTGAGAGTTCAGGAAAATCAAAATGTAAGTATATGTCCTGTGTTAGAATTATTCACTGAAAAATAAGatcgaaattaaatttaaaaaggtCAGCTGAATTAACTAAACAACTAAACTAAAACTATTTtgctttattataaattttttttatagaatctGTACAATTATTcataaaaaacaatataaaacatTTTTGGTAGATGCATGgaactaaaattttgaataaagaaacaACTGCGGACTACACTTTCCCACAAAAGATATATGATTCTACAcctcttaaaaaaattaaaaaataaattctttttGAAGTCGGGTTGCGTTTAATTAAATGAACAAGCTgagcaaaaaattattaaaaatgaaaaaaatatgagatagtaatTACCAAATATGAGTGAGGatctacatttttttttataatgaagATGATAggaaaatctatactatactataataagccaacatggtataatttgtagtcgtacaaaattttggtttggttggAGTTCTAATAGTCTTGCATCTCCAAACAGTCTAGAGTTCTCATAGTCTTACATCTCTAAACAATTTGatatactacaagataaaaactccaccattattttttaaaatataatttataattaataaataaccagtctgttaatataatttaataagatttcaattcattaatattaaaacactaataaaataatgttaaaatataactatatataataagtttaaaattatatagccgtccgtgctttgcacgggtttaaggctagtatGATTAACAATTGAAGTGAACATTCCTTCCAAAATATTTTGTGGGTTAGATTTATAATTCGAATGATTTGAAAtagaataattcaaaaatgaaaattgtaaatattttctCTAATCATTTCCAATTTATGTTATGTTTAGGCATGGAAAATGGAATATGAtgactaaaaatataataaagaaaaagaggTAGGAGGGaagtttgaaaagaaaaaattgaataaaaaattgttataataaaatttgaaaaaaatttgaactCAAGAGGGTAGTTCCTTTCCGAATTAGGATGTGATCACTATTATGAAAATGAaatggacaaaaaaaataaaatttatacataatgATCCATTCGAAATTTATTTCATTCCTACAGGCTACAAGATACATTCACTCTCAATATATTCACTCTAGTCAAAGACGTCATTAGAGTACAAATTACATTTGATTTTATACAAGTGAACATTAATGTTTCTAACCAATACCGGTTGAGAATTGATGCTGCTAAATGCTAATTACTACCTAAAACTGCTACTGATGTTATATCTTTGgcataaaaacaaattaaatacatcttttctgaataatataGATGAAAATCGACTGTTTTCTTATTTGAGTTTATCCGaatttctcatttgttttccATTTGAGTTTTAACATTATAGCTCTTGATATAATCTTGACTTATATGTGGTACATAAACTGCAGGTTGTGTTATGGATAGTAATCCCAGCTTTACTTGAAAAGGGTTCCACAACAGAAGTGATGACAGTCTTCCTCGTAATGTTTCTCATCCAGTACTTACCAAAGATCTACCACTCTGTTTACCTCTTGCGCCGAATGCAAAACCTCTCTGGCTACATTTTTGGTACTGTCTGGTGGGGAATAGCGCTCAATTTGATTGCATATTTTGTCGCCTCTCATGTGAGTTCTTGCAGGCATTTCTTGCCTATTATAAAGTATATTATGCATAATTTTGTGGTTTTTGTTAATTtgagttataaaatataaaccatCAAGTAACGCGTGCAGGCGGTGGGAGCATGTTGGTATTTACTTGGAATCCAGAGGGCTACAAAATGCTTGACAGAACAATGCATGAAATCTCAGATTAGTTGTGTCCCTAAATACTTGGCTTGTGAAAACAATATCTTTTATGGTGGAGGAAACCTCGCGAAAGACAGCAGACGGCTCTTATGGGGAGAGAACCAAAAGGCTAGGTCTGTGTGTCTGTTGGCTGATGATAAGTTTGGTTATGGTGCTTATAAATGGACTGTGCAACTTGTGATCAACGAAAGCCTTTTGGAGAAAATTCTTTATCCTATATTTTGGGGTCTCATGACTCTAAGGTAATTTTTAATAGTTGAGTTGTTTTCTTATAATGGTTTTGTTGATTATGACTGATG of Daucus carota subsp. sativus chromosome 3, DH1 v3.0, whole genome shotgun sequence contains these proteins:
- the LOC108215074 gene encoding cyclic nucleotide-gated ion channel 4 isoform X2 — its product is MATLQQETSHFSDEDDDTTSNDEDDGIEEESSERDLKTRKGRGKIWFLGKVLDPRASWIQEWNQVFLLVCATGLFVDPLFFYALSISEACMCLFIDGWFAITVTVLRSMTDTLHLWNMWLQLKINKRPHAVNADERSRPYDVSSRTVAMRYLVAKKGFFFDLFVILPIPQVVLWIVIPALLEKGSTTEVMTVFLVMFLIQYLPKIYHSVYLLRRMQNLSGYIFGTVWWGIALNLIAYFVASHAVGACWYLLGIQRATKCLTEQCMKSQISCVPKYLACENNIFYGGGNLAKDSRRLLWGENQKARSVCLLADDKFGYGAYKWTVQLVINESLLEKILYPIFWGLMTLSTFGNLESTTEWLEIVFIIIVLTTGLLLVTMLIGNIKVFLHATTSKKQAMQLKMRNVEWWMRKRHLPQEYRQRVRNYERQRWAAMRGVDECDMIRNLPEGLRRDIKYHLCLDLVKQVPLFQHMDSLVLENICDRVKSLIFTKGETVNN
- the LOC108215074 gene encoding cyclic nucleotide-gated ion channel 4 isoform X1; the encoded protein is MATLQQETSHFSDEDDDTTSNDEDDGIEEESSERDLKTRKGRGKIWFLGKVLDPRASWIQEWNQVFLLVCATGLFVDPLFFYALSISEACMCLFIDGWFAITVTVLRSMTDTLHLWNMWLQLKINKRPHAVNADERSRPYDVSSRTVAMRYLVAKKGFFFDLFVILPIPQVVLWIVIPALLEKGSTTEVMTVFLVMFLIQYLPKIYHSVYLLRRMQNLSGYIFGTVWWGIALNLIAYFVASHAVGACWYLLGIQRATKCLTEQCMKSQISCVPKYLACENNIFYGGGNLAKDSRRLLWGENQKARSVCLLADDKFGYGAYKWTVQLVINESLLEKILYPIFWGLMTLSTFGNLESTTEWLEIVFIIIVLTTGLLLVTMLIGNIKVFLHATTSKKQAMQLKMRNVEWWMRKRHLPQEYRQRVRNYERQRWAAMRGVDECDMIRNLPEGLRRDIKYHLCLDLVKQVPLFQHMDSLVLENICDRVKSLIFTKGETITREGDPVQRMLFIVRGHLQSSQVLRDGVKSFCMLGPGNFSGDELLSWCLRRPFVERLPPSSSSLVTLETTEAFGLEAEDVKYVTQHFRYTFVNEKVKRSARYYSPGWRTWASVAIQLAWRRYRHRLTLSSLSFIRPRRPLSRCSSLGEDRLRLYAALLTSPKPNHDDFDF
- the LOC108212264 gene encoding uncharacterized protein LOC108212264; the protein is MEVEVTPPRKIKKLDKDEAVMELDEPTPVKETPKDTPSDHEGSPPQFDFDLDPRLPMPVQNKGPAEDTVDIQVTPGSNDKILKIGSRLSPEAPISGERAEALQEEVDRLLKAGLVKESFYPTWLANPVLVKKPNGKWRTCIDFTDLNKACPKDSFPLPRIDQLVDSTAYSGYNQIPMYEPDQEHTSFITDRGLYCYIGMPFELINAGATYQRLVNMMFKEQIGKTMEVYVDDMLVKSKKANDHVSHLSDMFKILRKYRMKLNPQKCVFGVESGKFLGFMVNHRGIEANPAKIKALLDMKSPTNVKQVQSLTGRIAALNRFVSKSSEKCKEFFKAVKGTSKDFEWTVECESAFAKIKKHLGEPPLLAKPSEGETLILYLAVSDYSISAVLVKEDAEGQSPVYYVSKRLLDAETRYTSMEKLVYALVHASRKLRPYFQAHKVEVRTAYPLRQIMHKPEVTGRMMKWAIELGQFDINYRPRTAIKGQALADFILEFPEDGENSGLLIKYDPDLPPQPDAPKEDIPELWWIVHTDGAVNNDGAGAGIVLVSPEGHRLLNAIHFTFQLSNNDAEYEALVGGLKLALEMKVRRLVVKLDSMLVVEHIKGGYQAKGPKTAIYLKCVQRLLDQFEEVQVNKVPKEFNGDADALAKLGSQKDAALLGVIRLEVQEVPSIPELEVMEVGDGVGHQTWMTPIWDFIKEGKLPEDKAEARRLRYKAARYVEYDDKLYKRGFNQPLLKCLDGDECTYVLREVHEGICGNHSGGNSLAMKILRQGYYWPTLRSDAFDFARACDKCQRFANFTHNPATSLTIMISPWPFAMWGIDLIGELPKAKGGVKYTVVAVDYFTKWAEAAPLATITAKKIKDFVFNSIVCRFGIPYKLISDNGKQFDSKELRGLCDDLGIKKDFAAVYHPQSNG
- the LOC135151379 gene encoding uncharacterized protein LOC135151379; translated protein: MTNQQATATQPQQTPTGTQTTLATAVTQTPGNNANTVATPIATPANNASTVATPITTQTTTQTIPGLGAINGEDLKKLLALLQAGHSTAVPNIPSPYTAAVRDAQLPIGFRHVNADLRYHGNSDPREFLIRFNIEMNLYQIPDLVRCRFLAASLRESAQQWFQKLGEGVISSWVDMQRMFMTQFQAATKYAPPVTTLANVKQRDNESLTAYFKRFNQESMGVTGASDETLKNFLIAGLKVGTDFWKHLQGKDPSNLSELYAAAESFKKVEQSLAENQKEIAKSRGKRKDHNPSPEPKGRGRSPARIHMASDRRNWSPPRQPGTYTPLVASAEHIYAVTKDKAPFRKPQPIPYNVARDKKKYCDFHESAGHNTADCRHLKGEIEELLRAGYLTEWVKKYRMDHPPERRARGRSPEDKDDEKQNDTHFVREGSIRSIFGGPYIGGGSRKAVERYAKEAKDYPLTNVNHLSARAPRAFKGETMDITFTEDDARWVHHPHNDALVVAMRIATMNVHRVFVDNGSSVNILYYDTYKKLGLPDKDMTTENLYIYGFGGEAIKAKGTIRLPVTLGEAPRAATQISEFVIIDHPSAHNALMGRPLLMDMRIVTSIYHLTLKFPTPRGVGCVKGSQYESRDCYGRSLKNFRDRRGVPPMKSSIQSTPSTLFNIQKAIRRARPHSHSRKDTFTMRLSRLSLMSQR